From Natronorubrum halophilum, a single genomic window includes:
- a CDS encoding hydantoinase/oxoprolinase family protein, which translates to MANSGSLCMRNHSNDKQDIVCAVDVGGTFTDSVLIDEDGRVTTAKAPSTNDVVSGFFNSLETAAAKLDLELEDLFDKTLRLAHGTTVSTNMVVEQGGAKTGLITTQGHEDAIKIMRGNAKVMNEPPENVFQLTQLEKPDPIVPQSLVRRIPERVDAHGQQVVNLDEETARGAVRSLIDEGAEAIAVSLLWSFRNPEHEQRLREIIHEESSDVYISCSHEVSPTLGEYERTVATCINSIVGPGTEEYLRELDSELGDRFEFDDPFLLMQCNGGTIPGHQAADSPIMLIGSGPAGGMRASARLVEEIGSQNVIATDMGGTSFEVGLIQDGDPLVQDQTVIENHQYNISKLDIESIGAGGGSIAHVDEYSNSLRIGPESAGANPGPACYRNGGEQPTVTDADLLLGYINPEATIGEHITPSTELAHEAMEKLAEKLGLTIHQTARGIYDVVNTKMANLMENKIIGQGYDPRDFSLISYGGAGPIHAASYSQELGVESVLVPSEISPVWSAYGISQSDIRYTLEEEMVMLAPFDPEELQATFDQMRSSSRDLVEESAVDEEAVQFERTVKMRYEGQVHELNVTVPSGRVDGDTISTIIDRFETQYEQRYSAAARLPEARPEIVSLSLEPIGRVNKFDRQISDIVSTDPDEDAKLPSRTVYFSEKQPEREISVYDGAKLRPGNTMDGPVIIDLDNTSTVAHEGHEVTVNKYNDFKIKL; encoded by the coding sequence ATGGCAAACTCCGGCTCGTTGTGTATGAGAAACCATAGCAACGATAAGCAAGACATCGTATGTGCCGTCGACGTCGGTGGGACGTTCACTGATTCCGTTCTCATCGATGAAGACGGACGAGTAACGACAGCAAAAGCGCCCTCGACTAATGATGTCGTTAGTGGGTTCTTCAACAGTTTGGAGACCGCGGCGGCAAAACTCGATCTGGAACTGGAGGATCTATTCGACAAAACCCTCAGATTGGCTCACGGTACTACTGTATCAACGAATATGGTGGTCGAACAAGGTGGTGCCAAAACTGGCTTGATAACAACGCAGGGGCACGAAGACGCAATCAAGATCATGCGCGGCAACGCTAAAGTGATGAACGAACCACCAGAAAACGTATTCCAGCTCACGCAGCTGGAGAAACCTGACCCCATCGTTCCCCAATCTCTCGTTCGAAGAATCCCGGAACGAGTGGATGCTCACGGACAGCAGGTAGTCAACTTAGACGAAGAAACCGCACGAGGGGCAGTCAGGTCCCTCATTGACGAGGGTGCTGAAGCTATTGCAGTCTCACTCCTTTGGTCGTTCAGAAACCCTGAACATGAACAGCGACTAAGAGAGATAATTCACGAGGAGTCATCGGATGTCTACATCTCTTGTTCACACGAGGTATCCCCGACACTTGGTGAATATGAGCGAACCGTCGCTACGTGTATTAATTCCATTGTCGGTCCGGGGACGGAGGAGTATTTGCGCGAGTTAGATAGTGAATTAGGTGATCGATTCGAATTCGACGATCCGTTTCTCCTCATGCAATGCAATGGCGGTACTATACCAGGTCACCAAGCAGCAGACTCACCAATCATGCTCATCGGATCCGGACCTGCCGGTGGTATGCGTGCTAGCGCGCGATTAGTGGAGGAAATTGGGTCTCAGAATGTCATTGCTACGGACATGGGTGGGACGAGCTTCGAGGTGGGACTAATTCAAGATGGCGACCCCCTAGTCCAAGACCAGACAGTGATCGAAAATCATCAATACAACATATCGAAACTTGATATCGAATCAATTGGGGCTGGCGGCGGGAGTATCGCTCATGTAGATGAATATAGTAACAGCCTGAGAATTGGTCCCGAAAGTGCTGGCGCAAACCCCGGTCCTGCATGTTATCGGAACGGTGGCGAACAACCAACGGTAACTGACGCGGATCTCCTCCTGGGATATATTAACCCTGAGGCTACGATCGGCGAACACATTACGCCGAGTACGGAGCTTGCTCACGAGGCAATGGAGAAACTTGCTGAGAAACTTGGCCTCACCATCCATCAGACCGCGCGAGGGATCTATGATGTTGTAAACACAAAAATGGCGAATCTGATGGAGAACAAGATCATCGGTCAGGGTTATGATCCTCGCGACTTCAGTCTGATCTCTTACGGTGGCGCAGGCCCGATTCACGCCGCGTCATATTCCCAGGAATTGGGTGTCGAATCCGTATTAGTTCCCAGTGAGATATCACCCGTCTGGTCAGCGTACGGTATCTCCCAGTCAGATATTCGATATACGCTCGAAGAAGAGATGGTCATGTTAGCGCCGTTCGACCCAGAAGAACTGCAAGCGACGTTCGACCAAATGAGATCGAGTAGTCGCGATCTCGTCGAAGAAAGTGCTGTCGATGAGGAAGCAGTCCAATTCGAGCGTACGGTCAAGATGCGCTACGAGGGACAAGTGCATGAACTCAACGTGACAGTACCTTCCGGCCGTGTTGATGGGGATACTATTAGTACTATCATTGATCGGTTTGAGACGCAGTATGAACAGCGGTATTCGGCTGCTGCGCGCTTACCGGAGGCTCGGCCAGAGATTGTAAGTCTCTCGTTGGAACCAATTGGACGCGTTAACAAGTTCGATCGACAGATTTCCGACATCGTATCGACTGATCCAGATGAGGATGCTAAGCTCCCCTCGCGGACAGTATATTTCTCTGAAAAACAGCCCGAAAGAGAGATATCCGTCTACGATGGTGCGAAGCTTCGCCCTGGAAACACTATGGATGGTCCAGTGATAAT
- a CDS encoding thiolase family protein has product MTESYTTPVIVSAKRTAQGKEDGALAEVRSEDLSIPLVNEMIAETGVEGDHVDDLMWGCAQQRSEQRTNIARQIALFSDLDESVPATTIDRQCASSAQAIISAADSIAAGRHKAVVAGGVESMSRVKMEIGDSGDMYPGLDKRYGMENLRMGMTAEKVAEKYDVSREEQDEYAVRSQQRAVEATEEGRFDDEIIPIETEDGIHDEDEGLRPGTTSEKLSELPSVFKDNGTVTAGNASQIADGAAGVMLTSREFADQNGLNVLVEVGTSYVAGVDPTIMGVGPVPATEGLLERADRNIDDYGLVEINEAFASQTLYSQRELGIPDSRLNVNGGAIAIGHPLGASGARLPVTLVHEMNRQDVSRGIATECVGFGQGAAIEFTL; this is encoded by the coding sequence GTGACAGAGTCATATACTACTCCTGTAATTGTTAGTGCCAAGCGTACCGCACAGGGTAAGGAAGACGGTGCACTCGCCGAGGTCCGAAGCGAGGACCTCTCGATCCCGTTGGTTAACGAGATGATCGCTGAAACAGGCGTCGAGGGGGACCATGTTGACGACCTGATGTGGGGCTGTGCACAGCAACGCTCCGAGCAGCGGACCAACATCGCGCGACAGATTGCACTCTTCTCCGACCTCGACGAGTCCGTTCCAGCGACTACCATCGACCGGCAGTGTGCATCATCAGCGCAAGCGATCATCAGTGCGGCAGATTCGATCGCTGCGGGACGCCACAAGGCAGTCGTCGCAGGCGGCGTCGAGAGTATGAGTCGCGTTAAGATGGAAATCGGCGACAGCGGGGATATGTATCCCGGACTTGACAAGCGATACGGGATGGAAAATCTCCGGATGGGAATGACCGCCGAGAAAGTTGCTGAAAAGTACGACGTCAGCCGTGAAGAACAAGACGAGTACGCCGTACGCAGCCAGCAGCGAGCGGTTGAAGCAACAGAAGAAGGTCGGTTCGATGATGAAATTATACCCATCGAAACTGAAGATGGCATCCATGACGAAGATGAGGGATTACGTCCCGGTACCACCTCCGAGAAGCTCAGCGAGCTTCCCTCCGTGTTTAAGGACAACGGGACAGTCACAGCCGGCAACGCGTCTCAAATCGCGGACGGCGCCGCCGGCGTTATGTTAACCAGCCGTGAGTTCGCCGACCAAAACGGTCTGAACGTCCTCGTGGAAGTCGGAACCAGTTACGTTGCGGGAGTCGATCCGACTATTATGGGCGTTGGCCCAGTTCCCGCAACAGAAGGTCTACTTGAACGTGCTGACCGTAATATCGACGACTACGGTCTCGTCGAGATTAACGAAGCATTCGCCAGCCAAACACTGTACTCACAGCGAGAACTCGGCATCCCGGATAGCCGACTCAACGTCAACGGCGGCGCCATTGCGATCGGTCATCCGCTAGGTGCCTCCGGTGCGCGACTGCCGGTGACGCTCGTTCATGAGATGAACCGCCAAGACGTCAGCCGCGGAATTGCAACTGAATGCGTTGGTTTCGGTCAAGGTGCGGCCATTGAATTCACTCTATAA
- a CDS encoding IclR family transcriptional regulator, translating to MSTQKTVGSVKRSFEIIWTIRELGGARINEVSAYTGITESSIHSHLTTLEEEGYIRKEGHEYDIGFRFLQLSRYVKHQNPLYHHSVDKLNTIARETGEVASIMAEQNGVGYYILGRKDPNSDRPGTEGKTSILHCCAPGKAILAHYSRDRVQQIISKRGLTPLTDRSITDEAELFNELEKIRERGVAFNRGECLEGLRGVAVPIKGKSGKVVAALSVYGPSHQMKGEFLENDIPELLKVHANDIQLGVMYGDD from the coding sequence ATGAGTACACAAAAAACGGTGGGTTCTGTCAAGAGGAGCTTTGAAATAATTTGGACAATTAGGGAATTAGGAGGGGCGCGTATTAACGAAGTAAGTGCATATACCGGAATAACAGAAAGTTCTATTCACAGCCACCTGACAACGCTTGAAGAAGAAGGATATATCCGGAAGGAAGGCCACGAATATGATATCGGCTTTAGATTCCTCCAACTAAGTAGGTATGTGAAGCATCAGAACCCGCTTTATCACCACTCAGTGGACAAATTAAATACAATTGCTAGAGAAACGGGAGAAGTCGCTTCAATAATGGCGGAACAAAACGGAGTCGGATATTATATATTGGGTAGAAAAGATCCGAATTCTGACCGGCCAGGCACGGAGGGAAAAACCTCTATATTACACTGTTGTGCACCTGGGAAAGCCATTCTTGCACACTACTCTAGAGACCGTGTACAGCAGATCATCTCCAAACGAGGACTGACTCCATTAACTGACAGGTCTATTACTGATGAGGCAGAACTGTTCAATGAACTCGAGAAAATTCGAGAACGGGGTGTTGCCTTCAACCGAGGAGAATGCTTAGAAGGTCTCAGAGGGGTCGCAGTGCCAATTAAAGGCAAGTCAGGAAAGGTAGTTGCCGCGCTCAGCGTATACGGCCCATCCCATCAAATGAAGGGTGAATTTCTAGAGAACGACATTCCAGAACTTCTTAAGGTTCATGCAAATGATATTCAACTTGGCGTCATGTATGGGGATGATTGA
- a CDS encoding TFIIB-type zinc ribbon-containing protein encodes MATRDIYTTAFDEDVQTTATDCPDCDGTVRTTDRKTICEDCGLVLKDNQLDRGSEWSENDRSTRGSSTYQTRRKEVTRRQKMPSPGRCVLSYADGLTALFLQARRRAYRQCQSRELIHPRFRCRC; translated from the coding sequence ATGGCAACGAGAGACATCTACACGACCGCGTTCGACGAAGACGTCCAGACGACTGCAACTGACTGTCCGGACTGTGATGGCACTGTTCGAACAACTGACCGTAAAACGATTTGTGAGGACTGTGGCCTCGTCCTCAAGGACAATCAACTGGACCGAGGATCCGAGTGGAGCGAAAATGACCGCTCCACGCGAGGGTCATCAACGTACCAGACACGCCGTAAAGAAGTCACGCGTCGACAAAAGATGCCAAGTCCCGGTCGCTGTGTGCTTAGCTACGCTGACGGACTAACAGCACTGTTCCTGCAAGCAAGGCGAAGAGCGTACCGCCAATGCCAAAGCCGGGAACTGATTCATCCTCGGTTTCGCTGTCGTTGTTAG
- a CDS encoding PGF-CTERM sorting domain-containing protein → MTDVVFEISGEGIQEEVPASTDDTGSVTFTAEGIVLSEGDYEWTVTAGDEERSGTLTVTDTANDTATDDTADNDTDAADNDTTTSENDTATNDTTASENDTGTNDTADNDTDAADNDTTTSENDTATDDTADDDTEAADNDTANNDSETEDESVPGFGIGGTLFALLAGTVLLVRQRS, encoded by the coding sequence ATGACTGACGTCGTCTTCGAGATCAGTGGTGAGGGAATCCAAGAGGAAGTGCCTGCCAGCACCGACGACACGGGATCTGTCACTTTCACCGCTGAAGGGATTGTCCTCTCTGAAGGTGACTACGAGTGGACAGTCACCGCCGGTGACGAGGAACGTTCAGGGACACTCACTGTTACCGACACTGCGAACGACACTGCTACCGACGATACTGCTGACAACGACACCGACGCCGCTGACAACGACACTACTACTTCGGAGAACGACACTGCTACTAACGATACTACTGCTTCGGAGAACGACACTGGTACTAACGATACTGCTGACAACGATACCGACGCCGCTGACAACGACACTACTACTTCGGAGAACGACACTGCTACCGACGATACTGCTGACGACGACACCGAAGCTGCTGACAACGATACTGCTAACAACGACAGCGAAACCGAGGATGAATCAGTTCCCGGCTTTGGCATTGGCGGTACGCTCTTCGCCTTGCTTGCAGGAACAGTGCTGTTAGTCCGTCAGCGTAGCTAA
- a CDS encoding M99 family carboxypeptidase catalytic domain-containing protein → MYRTVANADGPTVLVIGGIHGNEVAGYEAASAISEWEIDAGTLVTIPDANAEAVERQTRTDDDGVDLNRQFPEDKEPTTDLARELWNVVDDYDPDVVIDLHESIGIYAGGPVDGVGQAIFHSDGTETATDAEQAADTVNRNHVDEPGLEFKTDTFAKPENEPSGLLVHKAARNLNAQSFLIETLSRGPDLETRIHWHTRLVTNLVEEGLFETKTTTDDSAGETSDGSDNESVIEQCPENAS, encoded by the coding sequence GTGTATCGGACGGTTGCAAACGCCGACGGACCGACCGTACTAGTCATTGGCGGAATACACGGCAACGAGGTTGCAGGGTACGAGGCAGCGAGCGCCATTTCTGAGTGGGAAATCGATGCTGGCACGCTTGTAACGATCCCCGACGCGAACGCCGAGGCCGTCGAACGGCAGACACGCACGGACGACGATGGCGTTGATCTCAATCGTCAGTTCCCCGAAGACAAGGAGCCAACAACAGACCTCGCCCGAGAACTCTGGAACGTCGTCGACGACTACGATCCCGACGTGGTTATCGACCTCCACGAGTCAATCGGCATCTACGCCGGCGGCCCCGTCGACGGCGTCGGGCAGGCGATCTTCCACTCAGACGGTACCGAGACCGCTACTGATGCCGAGCAGGCTGCCGACACCGTGAACCGAAACCACGTCGATGAACCGGGGCTCGAATTCAAGACCGATACCTTTGCCAAGCCGGAAAACGAACCGAGCGGGTTGCTCGTCCACAAGGCCGCTCGAAACCTGAACGCACAGTCGTTTCTCATCGAAACCCTCTCGCGTGGTCCCGACCTCGAGACGCGCATTCACTGGCACACACGGTTAGTCACAAACCTGGTTGAAGAGGGACTGTTCGAAACGAAGACAACAACCGACGACTCGGCTGGTGAAACATCGGACGGGTCCGATAACGAGTCAGTCATTGAACAATGCCCTGAAAACGCTTCCTGA
- a CDS encoding ATP-binding protein encodes MKRFVDRENELSRLRGCYESDDAEMVVIFGRRRLGKTQLVQHSLSGRDDAVIYQATETTSQIQLDEFVDVAADTFSGITEIKQNWESLLGYLGDRDGIVVLDEFPYLIDADESLPSVIQRLWDQRFQDTSGTLILVGSSISMMEEATLLGNSPLYGRFTEKLDLRPLDFSAAQEFLPGDYSPEERIFTWGIFGGVPYYLDGVNLDQDLGAVLTEEVLSQKGYLHNEPEYVLRTELTDPNRYFAILIAIAAGKTTSNEIAQAVGIDGKQISTYTQKLERLRLIEREVPITEEKAKSRRGRYRILDPLFRFWFHFVYGKEDRYERLGEDAYEAVIEPELPDFVSQEFEKICQDALPNLFPEETFLDIGRWWYREHEVDVVGFTTDGTMVAGECKFTNAPLDYSALASLEDHSAEIRWTPDTGDTDMEYALFTRSGVTQSVQEAVSERDDLHVFDLRDVTKHA; translated from the coding sequence ATGAAACGCTTCGTGGATCGGGAAAACGAACTCTCACGATTACGTGGGTGCTATGAATCCGACGACGCCGAGATGGTCGTTATTTTTGGTCGGCGACGACTCGGGAAGACACAGCTCGTCCAGCACTCGCTTTCCGGACGGGACGACGCCGTCATCTACCAAGCCACGGAGACCACTTCACAGATACAACTTGACGAGTTCGTCGATGTTGCGGCCGACACGTTTTCTGGGATTACGGAGATCAAACAGAACTGGGAGTCCCTCTTGGGGTATCTCGGCGACCGCGACGGGATTGTGGTCCTTGACGAATTCCCCTACCTGATCGATGCTGACGAAAGCCTCCCTTCGGTTATTCAGCGGCTGTGGGACCAACGATTCCAAGACACGTCCGGCACGCTCATTCTGGTCGGATCCTCGATTAGCATGATGGAAGAAGCGACTCTTCTTGGAAATAGCCCCCTGTACGGGCGGTTTACAGAGAAACTTGACCTCCGGCCACTCGATTTCTCAGCCGCACAGGAGTTCCTTCCGGGCGACTACTCGCCCGAAGAGCGGATCTTCACGTGGGGCATTTTTGGCGGTGTCCCGTACTATCTCGACGGTGTCAATCTTGATCAGGATCTCGGAGCAGTTCTCACTGAGGAAGTACTCTCTCAGAAGGGGTACCTCCACAATGAACCAGAGTACGTACTCCGAACTGAACTCACAGACCCGAATCGGTACTTTGCGATCCTCATTGCGATAGCTGCAGGGAAGACGACGTCGAACGAGATTGCACAGGCAGTGGGGATCGATGGGAAGCAGATTTCGACGTACACCCAGAAGTTGGAACGGCTACGACTCATCGAGCGTGAGGTTCCAATTACCGAAGAGAAAGCGAAATCACGCCGCGGACGCTATCGAATCCTTGACCCCCTGTTTCGCTTCTGGTTCCACTTCGTCTACGGCAAGGAAGACCGATACGAACGCTTGGGTGAAGACGCCTACGAGGCGGTTATCGAACCAGAACTCCCTGACTTCGTGAGCCAAGAATTCGAGAAGATCTGTCAGGATGCGCTGCCCAATCTGTTTCCCGAGGAGACGTTCCTCGATATCGGCCGCTGGTGGTACAGGGAGCATGAGGTTGACGTCGTCGGATTCACGACAGATGGAACCATGGTCGCGGGGGAGTGTAAGTTCACGAACGCGCCCCTTGACTACAGTGCGCTCGCCTCACTCGAAGACCATTCTGCGGAAATCCGCTGGACACCAGATACTGGCGACACCGATATGGAATACGCACTGTTCACGCGTAGCGGCGTCACACAATCCGTACAGGAAGCGGTCTCCGAACGCGATGACTTACACGTGTTCGACCTACGCGACGTCACAAAACACGCCTGA
- a CDS encoding glucoamylase — protein MTHSTQTTTGSIVPQHVDAPIDDPMFHLDVLDELSYDAEVDGAVPLASDPDNRYPYVYPRDVASITRAWLTALRHGVRPDACRDRVVDAARFLIAVEDDGWWYQRYGLDGTDQSIYRQEDNVAHGIRILSHAVLALDAADDLESADEAFLANVVECIDAAVATARSELYDANAHLIESTTSIHEGAIESGYTLWVNCAFLAALQQAADALDQIEVAGQSGDVDPIAVDDTVERVDELCSLLEPGVERCFAVDGTVVPRRYTPDGERDDRPDITLLAPAYFGLEDVFDEHAVRAAKRATASLEDPRLGGLQRFRGFHRDHDVHQHGGNGPWMQYTAWHAQFRYDRGECERGDEVLSTITGHADATGHIPEHLSTRERFEQFVEQEWDTGADFEKEFDDDVLRDVPFDRIAEELGHMRTAYDEMAAALEERDVISFAAPLAWCHAEFLTALLKREP, from the coding sequence ATGACCCACTCTACGCAGACGACGACAGGCAGTATCGTCCCCCAGCACGTCGACGCACCGATCGACGACCCGATGTTCCACCTCGACGTGCTGGACGAGCTGAGTTACGACGCCGAGGTCGACGGCGCGGTACCTCTGGCCAGCGATCCCGACAACCGATATCCCTACGTCTACCCGCGCGACGTCGCCTCGATCACGCGCGCCTGGCTGACGGCGCTTCGACACGGCGTCCGGCCGGACGCCTGCCGCGACCGCGTCGTCGACGCGGCCCGTTTCCTGATCGCCGTCGAGGATGACGGCTGGTGGTACCAGCGGTACGGGCTCGACGGCACCGATCAGTCGATCTACCGCCAGGAGGACAACGTCGCCCACGGGATCAGGATCCTCTCTCACGCAGTGCTCGCGCTTGATGCGGCCGACGACCTCGAATCGGCGGACGAGGCGTTCCTGGCGAACGTGGTCGAGTGCATCGACGCTGCGGTGGCGACCGCCCGCTCGGAGCTGTACGACGCTAACGCCCACCTGATCGAGAGCACGACGAGCATCCACGAGGGCGCAATCGAGTCCGGCTACACGCTGTGGGTGAACTGCGCGTTTCTCGCCGCGTTGCAGCAGGCGGCCGACGCGCTCGACCAGATCGAAGTCGCTGGGCAATCCGGGGATGTCGATCCGATAGCCGTCGACGATACCGTCGAGCGGGTCGACGAGCTTTGTTCCCTGCTGGAACCGGGCGTCGAACGGTGCTTCGCGGTCGACGGGACAGTCGTGCCGCGTCGGTACACCCCTGACGGCGAGCGCGACGACCGCCCGGACATTACGCTGCTCGCGCCCGCCTACTTCGGACTCGAGGACGTGTTCGATGAGCACGCAGTGCGCGCCGCCAAGCGAGCGACGGCGAGCCTGGAGGATCCGCGACTGGGCGGGCTCCAGCGGTTCCGCGGCTTCCACCGAGACCACGACGTTCACCAGCACGGCGGCAACGGTCCGTGGATGCAGTACACGGCCTGGCACGCGCAGTTCCGCTACGATCGTGGCGAGTGCGAGCGGGGCGACGAGGTGCTCTCGACGATCACCGGCCACGCCGACGCGACGGGCCACATTCCCGAGCACCTCTCGACGCGCGAGCGCTTCGAGCAGTTCGTCGAACAGGAGTGGGACACTGGCGCGGACTTCGAGAAGGAGTTCGACGACGATGTTCTCCGGGATGTTCCGTTCGACCGCATCGCCGAGGAACTGGGCCACATGCGTACGGCATACGACGAGATGGCAGCCGCTCTTGAGGAGCGAGACGTCATCTCCTTCGCGGCGCCGCTGGCGTGGTGTCACGCGGAGTTCCTGACAGCGCTGCTCAAGCGCGAGCCGTAG
- a CDS encoding ABC transporter ATP-binding protein, whose protein sequence is MAELTLHDVTKVYDDAEGTETAVDEASVAVEDGEFLVLVGPSGCGKSTTLRMIAGLETITDGTIEIGDREVQHLAPSERDVAMVFQSYALYKRMTTRENMGYGLKHSTDMSSDERDRQVSESAELLGIEELLDDKPEEMSGGQKQRVALGRAIVRDPDVFLLDEPLSNLDAKLRSHMRTELQRIQSELGVTAVYVTHDQTEAMTMADRIAIMNDGIIQQVDPPEVAYDHPNNEFVGAFLGSPAMNVFDAVVREDGDGYAVDVDSITLGRVPREAVEDDIAGESVRFGVRPEDLRLDDLPDDAAGGCRFPATVTVTEYQGNDNFVYLDVGDRSLTARVPPGIYPEPGDEVTVRVAAEDVFLFDPETTAAIKTRGIDGERTDTQPITRG, encoded by the coding sequence ATGGCTGAACTCACGCTACACGACGTTACGAAAGTCTACGACGACGCCGAAGGAACCGAGACCGCCGTCGACGAAGCGTCCGTAGCCGTCGAGGACGGCGAGTTTCTCGTCCTGGTCGGCCCCTCGGGCTGCGGCAAGTCGACGACGCTGCGGATGATCGCCGGCCTCGAGACGATAACCGACGGGACGATCGAGATCGGCGACCGCGAGGTCCAGCATCTCGCGCCGAGTGAACGCGACGTCGCGATGGTGTTCCAGAGCTACGCGCTATACAAGCGCATGACCACTCGCGAGAACATGGGCTACGGGCTCAAGCACTCGACCGACATGTCGAGCGACGAGCGCGATCGGCAGGTGAGCGAGAGCGCGGAGTTGCTAGGTATCGAGGAACTACTCGACGACAAGCCCGAAGAGATGAGCGGCGGGCAGAAACAGCGCGTCGCGCTGGGACGGGCGATCGTCCGCGATCCGGACGTGTTCCTGCTCGACGAGCCGCTCTCGAACCTGGACGCCAAGCTCCGGTCGCACATGCGCACGGAACTCCAGCGCATCCAGTCGGAGCTCGGCGTCACCGCGGTGTACGTCACGCACGACCAGACCGAGGCGATGACGATGGCCGACCGAATCGCGATCATGAACGATGGCATCATCCAGCAGGTGGATCCGCCAGAGGTCGCCTACGACCACCCGAACAACGAGTTCGTCGGAGCGTTCCTCGGCAGTCCGGCGATGAACGTCTTCGACGCCGTCGTCCGCGAGGACGGCGACGGGTACGCCGTCGATGTCGACAGCATCACGCTCGGCAGAGTGCCCCGCGAGGCCGTCGAGGACGACATCGCCGGCGAGTCGGTCCGCTTCGGCGTCCGGCCCGAAGACCTCCGCCTCGACGACCTCCCAGACGACGCGGCCGGCGGCTGCCGGTTCCCCGCGACAGTCACGGTCACCGAATACCAGGGGAACGACAACTTCGTCTATCTCGACGTCGGCGACCGGTCGCTCACGGCACGCGTGCCGCCGGGCATATACCCCGAACCGGGCGACGAGGTGACGGTTCGCGTCGCCGCCGAAGACGTCTTCCTGTTCGATCCGGAGACGACGGCGGCGATCAAGACGCGCGGAATCGACGGCGAGCGTACCGACACGCAACCAATCACTCGCGGCTGA